One segment of Rhodopirellula baltica SH 1 DNA contains the following:
- a CDS encoding MSCRAMM family protein — MRIESLENRRLMVADPIHVGLVYLETDYLESDQDVGSDSKGDRFLLSFTGGAPGTELTELIIRTDKDGDGISVGDPIFDTEVGGRGKNGAHPFTVQKIETLDGTPADVTATVDDGGQVLKLNFRGFSAGDRLEFTIDVDEVLRNLPDLEEFNQRLDVITSGQEFQDSILEALFEAPDYYAAEADAIFLNDFGDPARDYGLDLPPDEGTDIDSRPNRSAAAVGTATQTPIPASIGGFVYRDDNDSGTKDAGEVGLGGVTVRLIPVDTIAPQNQLETKTNADGSYQFTNLMPGRYRIVEVDQPADLEDGKDAAGTIDGQVVGSAINPGDEIRDIVLGGGDVGVEYNFGEVPLGSIGGFVYLAAPGADCDGDHDEGDSTPLQNVEVRLIDEQGKLVATTRTGADGSYLFDDLRTGVYEIVEITPDGLLDGGSHPGEIRTIASNIFVPVGGSVDGGRITNVALPPGGEGHEYNFCEAAPGSLSGEVYHDRDNDGTRDAGEEAIPGTQLVLVGSDGNVVATTVTGPDGAYKFSGLAADTYRIIETQPLGYIDGIDSVGQINGTTVGGLGSDSDSFVSITLRQGLHGVNYDFGERQLASLSGRVHVDFDEDCFKDDDEPVLEGVTITLVDDSGNQVAQTTTDADGRYYFTDLIPGNYSVIETQPEGYFEGGAKPGSAGGVSENGSRIGSITLTSGEVAVDYDFCERPPSEISGIVYVDRDADCFRDPGEEGLSGVRIELVNEAGDVIATTLTDASGSYKFTFLPAGFYTVREIQPSGYFHGGQKAGSHGGNDSQADVISTIDMGWGETLTQYNFCELLPSELSGIVYVDKDADCFRDADEIGLAGVIVELFDENGALVGSTTTDANGAYHFGNLKSGVYTVRETQPEGYFHGGQMAGSGGGDDSVADVISTIDIGWGVTLTDYDFCERLPSELSGVVYVDKDADCFQDHDEPGLGGVLIELFNSADELVATTTTSADGSYHFGNLQAGSYTVRETQPEGYYQGSQMAGSAGGDDSIDDVISTIPIGWGQTLTDYDFCEVLPSTISGMVWADTVRNSVFDDGETPLANVIIELRDETDQVIATTQTDNEGRYTFDSLPPGTYSVHESQPDGYFQGGQVVGDFGGRILRNDVIGEITIPGGINAIGYDFPELPPATISGYVFQDGENLVLVAAPSPEDLRKYRDGELTDDDTRLSGVTLELRNVLGRPVDSSTGALAGTYGTETIRVTTDENGYYIFSGLRPETVYSVYQVQPAGFIDSLDTPGTLGGLAINVADFVSNGGEGTLTFPTSVQNLMADASTDPKFDAILQLFVGAGQTSANNNFSEIAIEDPPVFPPPEYPTPDPVTRPLAPIETFETPIRPMAFGIHLDPNQQFFFADEWQVSWHLSVINGGFPRGDGADSAIVQADEFSGDGDLIRPANYRLGIDGDAEEDGDRKGKLPSSLLRNDLMAGLWHIQTPTIRTLASQPETGSHIQMGHPDATALTGDFNGDGVDEAVLYIGGQWFVDLNGNGQWDAGDMWVRLGTELDRPVVGDWDGDGKDDIGIFGRRWENDWARIRRDPGLPDPANIRRRGLTREELVPRETTANEDQQRMLMRGEDGGLLADAVDHVFQYGEQVDTPIAGDWNGDGIDQIGVFRGGQWLLDDDADGRWTGKTKPHNFGRPGDEPIVGDFDGDGIDEIGVVRGDVWIIDSDGDRKLTANDKRIVVMRESADSQPIVGDFDGDNKDDPGYYTNAG, encoded by the coding sequence ATGCGCATCGAGTCGCTGGAGAATCGTCGTTTGATGGTGGCGGATCCGATCCATGTGGGATTGGTCTATCTGGAAACGGACTACTTGGAATCCGACCAAGACGTCGGCAGCGACTCCAAAGGTGACCGGTTTCTGCTTTCGTTCACCGGCGGAGCCCCCGGCACCGAGCTGACGGAATTGATCATCCGCACGGACAAAGACGGCGACGGAATTTCGGTTGGTGACCCGATCTTTGATACCGAAGTGGGCGGCCGCGGTAAAAACGGTGCGCATCCATTCACGGTGCAAAAAATCGAGACCCTTGATGGGACTCCCGCCGATGTGACCGCAACGGTGGACGATGGTGGACAAGTTTTGAAGCTGAACTTTCGTGGCTTCAGCGCTGGCGATCGCTTGGAGTTCACGATCGACGTGGACGAAGTGCTGCGCAACCTTCCCGACCTGGAAGAGTTCAACCAACGACTCGACGTGATCACGTCGGGGCAAGAGTTTCAAGATTCAATTTTGGAAGCCCTCTTCGAAGCTCCGGACTACTACGCTGCCGAAGCCGACGCGATCTTCTTGAACGACTTCGGGGATCCAGCCCGAGACTACGGTTTGGATTTGCCGCCGGACGAAGGCACCGACATCGACAGTCGCCCCAACCGATCCGCCGCCGCGGTCGGAACTGCGACGCAAACCCCAATCCCCGCCTCGATCGGGGGTTTTGTCTACCGAGATGACAACGACTCCGGAACCAAAGACGCCGGCGAAGTGGGCCTCGGTGGCGTCACCGTTCGATTGATCCCCGTCGACACGATCGCGCCACAGAACCAGCTCGAGACCAAAACCAACGCGGACGGTTCGTACCAATTCACGAACTTGATGCCGGGTCGCTATCGCATCGTCGAAGTCGACCAGCCCGCCGATTTAGAAGACGGTAAAGACGCCGCCGGTACCATCGATGGCCAAGTCGTTGGTTCGGCGATCAACCCCGGCGACGAAATTCGCGACATCGTTCTCGGTGGCGGTGATGTCGGGGTGGAGTACAACTTTGGCGAAGTCCCGCTGGGATCGATCGGCGGCTTTGTCTACTTGGCCGCTCCGGGTGCCGACTGCGATGGCGATCATGACGAAGGCGACAGCACGCCTTTGCAAAATGTCGAAGTTCGTTTGATCGACGAACAAGGCAAATTGGTCGCGACGACGCGAACCGGTGCGGACGGCAGCTACCTCTTCGATGATCTTCGCACAGGTGTTTACGAGATCGTCGAAATCACTCCCGATGGCTTGCTGGACGGCGGGTCACATCCTGGAGAAATTCGCACGATCGCTTCGAACATCTTCGTGCCCGTGGGTGGATCCGTCGACGGCGGCCGAATCACCAACGTCGCGTTGCCACCCGGCGGCGAAGGTCACGAGTACAACTTCTGCGAAGCCGCACCAGGATCACTGTCCGGTGAGGTCTATCATGACCGCGACAACGATGGAACTCGAGACGCCGGTGAAGAAGCCATCCCCGGCACCCAATTGGTGCTGGTGGGTTCGGACGGAAACGTTGTCGCCACCACCGTCACCGGTCCCGATGGCGCGTACAAATTCAGCGGTTTGGCGGCGGACACCTACCGCATCATCGAAACACAGCCGCTCGGCTACATCGACGGCATTGACTCGGTCGGTCAAATCAACGGAACCACCGTTGGTGGTTTGGGGTCAGATTCAGACAGCTTCGTCAGCATCACGCTGCGTCAGGGGCTGCACGGCGTCAACTATGATTTCGGTGAGCGCCAACTCGCTTCACTGAGTGGACGCGTGCACGTTGACTTCGACGAAGACTGTTTCAAGGACGATGACGAACCAGTCCTAGAAGGCGTGACCATCACGTTGGTCGACGATAGCGGCAATCAAGTCGCGCAAACGACAACGGACGCCGACGGTCGCTACTACTTCACCGATCTGATTCCCGGCAACTACTCCGTCATCGAAACGCAACCGGAAGGCTACTTCGAAGGTGGAGCCAAACCCGGATCGGCTGGCGGCGTCAGCGAAAACGGCAGCCGCATTGGTTCGATCACGTTGACGTCGGGCGAAGTCGCGGTGGACTACGACTTCTGCGAACGACCACCCTCGGAAATCTCCGGGATCGTGTATGTCGATCGTGACGCCGACTGTTTCCGCGATCCTGGCGAAGAAGGTCTATCGGGCGTTCGCATCGAATTGGTCAACGAAGCTGGCGACGTCATTGCCACCACGCTGACCGATGCCTCGGGATCCTACAAATTCACTTTCTTGCCAGCGGGCTTCTATACCGTTCGTGAAATCCAGCCGAGCGGCTATTTCCACGGCGGCCAGAAAGCAGGCAGCCACGGTGGCAACGACTCGCAAGCCGATGTGATTTCGACCATCGACATGGGCTGGGGAGAAACCCTGACCCAGTACAACTTCTGCGAACTGTTGCCATCCGAATTATCCGGCATCGTGTATGTCGACAAAGATGCGGATTGCTTCCGCGACGCGGATGAAATCGGTCTGGCCGGCGTGATCGTCGAACTGTTCGATGAAAACGGTGCCTTGGTCGGCAGCACAACCACCGACGCCAACGGTGCCTATCACTTTGGCAACTTGAAATCGGGCGTCTACACCGTTCGCGAAACGCAACCCGAAGGCTACTTCCACGGTGGCCAGATGGCGGGATCGGGCGGTGGCGATGATAGCGTCGCCGACGTGATCTCAACCATCGACATCGGCTGGGGTGTAACGCTCACCGATTACGACTTCTGCGAGCGTTTGCCATCGGAGCTGTCTGGTGTTGTCTATGTCGACAAAGATGCCGACTGCTTCCAAGACCACGACGAACCCGGTCTGGGTGGCGTCTTGATCGAGCTGTTCAACTCGGCCGATGAACTGGTTGCGACGACCACGACCAGCGCAGACGGCTCCTATCACTTTGGAAACCTGCAAGCCGGTTCTTACACCGTTCGCGAAACGCAGCCCGAAGGCTACTACCAAGGCAGCCAGATGGCCGGCAGCGCGGGCGGCGACGACAGCATTGACGATGTGATCTCAACGATCCCGATTGGTTGGGGCCAGACACTGACCGACTACGACTTCTGCGAAGTCCTGCCCAGCACAATCTCCGGGATGGTTTGGGCGGACACCGTTCGCAACAGTGTCTTTGACGATGGTGAGACTCCGCTTGCCAACGTGATCATTGAATTGCGTGACGAGACCGATCAGGTCATCGCGACGACACAAACCGACAACGAAGGTCGCTACACGTTTGATTCCTTGCCACCGGGAACCTACTCGGTGCATGAATCACAACCCGATGGGTATTTCCAAGGCGGCCAGGTTGTCGGCGACTTCGGTGGCCGCATCCTTCGCAATGACGTGATCGGCGAGATCACCATTCCAGGTGGAATCAACGCGATCGGTTATGACTTCCCGGAACTGCCGCCGGCAACGATTTCAGGTTACGTCTTCCAAGACGGCGAAAACTTGGTGCTCGTTGCGGCCCCCAGCCCGGAAGATTTGCGAAAGTACCGCGACGGTGAACTGACCGACGACGACACCCGTTTGTCCGGCGTCACGCTCGAATTGCGAAACGTGTTGGGGCGCCCCGTTGATAGCTCGACCGGAGCCTTGGCGGGAACGTATGGAACCGAAACCATTCGCGTCACCACCGACGAAAATGGTTATTACATCTTCAGCGGCTTACGTCCTGAAACGGTTTACTCGGTCTATCAAGTCCAACCGGCGGGCTTCATCGATTCGCTCGATACCCCAGGAACACTCGGTGGTTTGGCGATCAATGTTGCTGACTTTGTGTCCAACGGTGGTGAAGGAACGCTGACGTTCCCAACATCCGTTCAGAACTTGATGGCTGATGCATCAACCGATCCAAAGTTCGACGCGATTTTGCAACTGTTTGTGGGTGCGGGGCAAACCAGCGCCAACAACAACTTCAGCGAGATTGCAATCGAAGATCCGCCAGTCTTCCCACCGCCAGAATACCCAACGCCGGATCCAGTCACTCGCCCTTTGGCGCCCATCGAGACGTTCGAGACTCCAATCCGACCGATGGCATTTGGAATCCACTTGGATCCCAATCAGCAATTTTTCTTCGCCGATGAATGGCAGGTCAGTTGGCACCTCAGCGTGATCAACGGTGGCTTCCCTCGCGGCGATGGTGCCGATTCGGCAATCGTCCAAGCAGATGAGTTTTCGGGCGACGGTGATCTGATTCGACCTGCCAATTATCGATTGGGGATCGACGGCGATGCCGAAGAAGATGGCGATCGAAAAGGCAAGCTGCCCAGTTCTTTGTTGCGAAACGATTTGATGGCGGGGCTTTGGCACATCCAAACTCCGACGATTCGAACGCTGGCATCGCAACCTGAAACGGGTTCCCACATCCAAATGGGACACCCCGACGCCACGGCGCTCACCGGTGACTTCAATGGTGACGGCGTTGACGAAGCCGTCCTTTACATCGGTGGTCAATGGTTCGTTGATCTCAACGGCAATGGACAGTGGGACGCTGGCGACATGTGGGTCCGCCTGGGAACCGAACTCGATCGTCCCGTGGTGGGTGACTGGGACGGAGACGGCAAAGACGACATCGGGATTTTCGGGCGTCGTTGGGAAAACGACTGGGCTCGGATTCGACGTGACCCCGGTTTGCCCGACCCTGCCAACATCCGCCGACGTGGCCTGACTCGCGAAGAATTGGTACCACGCGAAACGACCGCAAACGAAGACCAACAACGGATGTTGATGCGTGGTGAAGACGGCGGACTACTAGCGGATGCGGTGGACCACGTCTTCCAGTACGGCGAACAAGTCGACACACCCATCGCGGGTGACTGGAACGGCGATGGCATCGACCAAATCGGTGTTTTCCGCGGCGGCCAATGGTTGCTGGATGATGATGCCGATGGCCGTTGGACGGGCAAAACCAAACCTCACAACTTTGGTCGCCCCGGTGACGAACCCATCGTCGGTGACTTCGATGGCGATGGAATCGATGAAATCGGTGTGGTCCGAGGTGATGTGTGGATCATCGACAGCGATGGCGACCGCAAGCTGACAGCCAATGACAAACGCATCGTCGTGATGCGAGAGTCCGCTGATTCGCAACCGATCGTCGGAGACTTCGACGGCGACAACAAGGACGACCCTGGCTACTACACCAACGCCGGCTGA
- the fae gene encoding formaldehyde-activating enzyme, with protein MSDRIILRTGESLVAGGPPFTAAEPEVVIGELDGPVGTALATLTGDQSMGHSKVFAILNTDIQVRPVTLCVSKVTVKNSRYTNILMGTVQAAIANGVLDAVRAGDIPKEKANDLGIICSVWLNPGVIDDDNLDHKALFDIHRKAMTQAIHKAMNNEPSIDWLLENQDKITHKYYQMGLDRKI; from the coding sequence ATGTCGGATCGCATCATCCTTCGCACTGGTGAATCTCTCGTCGCCGGTGGTCCACCCTTCACCGCCGCAGAACCCGAAGTCGTCATCGGCGAACTCGATGGCCCCGTTGGCACCGCCCTGGCCACGTTGACCGGTGACCAATCGATGGGTCACTCAAAAGTCTTCGCGATTCTGAACACGGACATCCAAGTCCGGCCGGTGACTCTGTGCGTCAGCAAGGTGACGGTCAAAAACAGTCGCTACACCAATATCCTGATGGGCACCGTTCAAGCCGCGATCGCCAACGGCGTTTTGGATGCGGTTCGCGCCGGCGACATCCCCAAGGAAAAAGCCAACGACCTCGGAATCATCTGCAGCGTGTGGTTGAACCCTGGTGTCATCGATGACGACAACTTGGACCACAAGGCGTTGTTCGACATCCATCGCAAAGCGATGACGCAGGCGATTCACAAAGCCATGAACAACGAGCCATCGATCGATTGGTTGCTCGAGAACCAAGACAAGATCACCCACAAGTATTACCAGATGGGTCTCGACCGCAAAATTTGA
- a CDS encoding HEAT repeat domain-containing protein produces MNRMASRLFQSIVPLMPVVVLAPVLVLSGGCHDGPMYALKHANPYFTMRQWKADEAIGVTDHKRREELQSLANSMYAMPAERQQTWTPHLEQIYENDPSAEMRRLAILAAGRSKDATTIDLVAKGLKDDNLKVRMEACRALGERSEDRAAQLLASVAGESQDQDVRHAAIAALGKHPGEISTNSLRLALQDRDPATQDLVIETLRESTGKDLGNDPAEWIAALDGQSSEEPASGSLFR; encoded by the coding sequence ATGAACCGCATGGCGAGTCGCCTTTTCCAGTCGATCGTTCCGTTGATGCCTGTCGTCGTGTTAGCACCCGTCTTGGTGCTGTCCGGGGGCTGTCACGATGGTCCCATGTACGCGCTCAAGCACGCTAATCCGTACTTCACGATGCGGCAGTGGAAGGCGGATGAGGCGATCGGTGTGACGGATCACAAACGTCGCGAAGAATTGCAGTCGCTGGCGAATTCGATGTACGCCATGCCCGCCGAGCGGCAACAAACGTGGACACCGCACTTGGAACAGATCTACGAGAACGATCCTAGCGCTGAGATGCGTCGATTGGCAATCTTGGCCGCGGGGCGTTCCAAAGACGCAACCACCATCGATTTGGTCGCGAAAGGTTTGAAAGACGATAACCTGAAGGTTCGCATGGAAGCGTGTCGTGCTTTGGGTGAGCGTTCCGAAGATCGAGCGGCTCAGTTGCTGGCTTCGGTCGCTGGTGAATCGCAAGACCAAGACGTCCGGCATGCCGCGATTGCGGCTTTGGGAAAACATCCCGGTGAAATCTCAACCAATTCACTCAGACTCGCTCTTCAAGATCGAGATCCTGCGACGCAGGACTTGGTGATTGAAACGCTTCGCGAGAGCACCGGAAAAGATTTGGGCAACGATCCTGCTGAATGGATCGCCGCCCTAGACGGTCAGTCGAGTGAAGAACCAGCCAGCGGATCGTTGTTCCGCTAA
- a CDS encoding DEAD/DEAH box helicase, translated as MSFHDLKTKFESLDGLEQLSCQLLAIAFDTVDLSDLTKMVRHALPCLTKVGKPTPPKVTQAIIKPALKHLQNIGCIQSQSNLRFHIQPSVADAILRSSIHEGTFSDLVFIVNNLATQNRFPWRQIHQSEQQKRQRLAFYQGDVESYFNLAPEEAIHTRKLGLLTPFDETVYEGLPIELQDAYWPVFGPSLLHTANGSTGMMDHVEAWLKRSSPDDEVAISVGTDLLFAAGRCSTLQPLAELLKNQRPEILGLVCLLQGDRDQATQHFATAMPATSLGKSSSLTACQTFAGLYYPLLLLRQSDPQATATAQKIIQRRIKKLDQDLLLGCDAVLSGCDFLEDPGLAQHIQASWTDDVSRPLATLLSGYVREICSSSETASRELNNLAQIGKLYLASGLDWLAAEAMTLVNEHKPNQSTAKTIKKIYNTTGTSPMAGQFERSPIWKKQLGALQAFAASFQPASSPAQQAGQATPQESDRLAWLVNIAASGRSLGCRPVHQSYSKKGWSKGRPIALERIYDPSRLAEFDFLKPEDQKICGSLRCETSRDHYGYTEYHYYFETALLVDALIGHPCLFMDDDARSPIEIEKNHARLVVERSPEGGATISLSPRPTSRESHLLVHRESTSKFSIVQFSDAQLKLASMLADGLTVPDSAVDQLLDAVRPLAPIAPLHSEIEVTADGAEQVVADNTIHAHLTPYDHGLQIAFFTRPFGDSGGFFVPGQGSRTVVTKINGQVRSTRRDLEAESESLRAVQNDCDFLGQQADAEVIDLPTAAEALEALLELNSLVEESRLTLHWPKGQAFQIAGSADESDWKIKINGGQDWFAASGKLHVDSNLAIEMMDLLEMASASTSRFVQLNDGRFVALTEHFRKRLETMAAYTDRRQDQVRFPTIRATAIAELTGNSDLTADQQWKSQIKRIESADRVRPKLPKTLNADLRDYQVDGFKWMSRLAHLGAGACLADDMGLGKTLQCLAVLLNRGKSGPALVVAPTSVAANWVSEIARFAPSLRPILFSEADRETVIESLGKRDLLICSYGLLANEAEKLQSRRWQTLVLDEAQAIKNADTKRSEAAMGLEADFRVVLTGTPMENHLGELWNLFQFINPGLLGSSESFQERFAIPIERDHRRDVQRQLKQLIAPFILRRTKSQVLDELPPRTEITVPIELGEDEAAMYEAMRRKALQNLEDSDDDRPVHIKILAELMRLRRFCCHPDLVDPDAGLKAAKLERFTDTVTDLIEGGHKVLVFSQFVGHLHLLRDRLDERKISYQYLDGSTPAKKRKTSVDAFQDGEGDVFLISLKAGGVGLNLTAADYVIHMDPWWNPAVEDQASDRAHRMGQQRPVTVYRFITTGTIEERILQLHESKRDLADSLLEGTESSAKLSAEELMKLIL; from the coding sequence TTGTCATTCCACGATTTGAAAACAAAGTTTGAGTCTCTCGATGGGCTGGAACAGTTGTCGTGTCAGCTTCTTGCCATCGCCTTTGACACCGTCGACCTTTCGGATTTAACGAAAATGGTGCGGCACGCGTTGCCTTGCTTGACCAAAGTCGGGAAACCGACGCCCCCCAAGGTTACCCAGGCAATCATCAAGCCGGCACTGAAACACCTGCAAAACATCGGTTGCATCCAGTCTCAATCCAACCTGCGGTTCCACATTCAGCCGTCCGTGGCCGATGCGATACTGAGATCATCCATCCACGAGGGAACATTCTCGGATCTGGTATTCATCGTGAACAACCTGGCGACTCAAAACCGATTCCCGTGGAGACAAATTCACCAGTCAGAACAACAGAAAAGGCAACGACTGGCTTTCTATCAAGGCGATGTGGAGAGCTATTTCAACCTTGCCCCTGAAGAAGCGATCCACACACGAAAACTAGGCTTACTAACTCCCTTTGACGAAACCGTCTACGAAGGCCTGCCTATCGAACTTCAAGACGCCTACTGGCCGGTCTTCGGACCTTCCCTGTTGCACACGGCGAATGGCTCGACGGGGATGATGGATCACGTCGAAGCTTGGTTGAAACGTTCGTCACCCGACGACGAAGTCGCCATTTCCGTGGGCACCGATTTATTGTTTGCCGCGGGTCGTTGTTCGACGTTGCAACCGTTGGCGGAACTGCTGAAAAACCAACGCCCCGAAATTCTCGGGCTGGTCTGCCTTCTGCAAGGTGACCGAGATCAAGCGACCCAACACTTTGCCACCGCAATGCCAGCTACATCGCTTGGAAAAAGCTCGTCCTTGACTGCATGTCAAACCTTCGCCGGATTGTATTACCCGCTGCTATTGCTCCGGCAGTCCGACCCCCAGGCGACCGCGACGGCCCAAAAGATCATCCAACGACGCATCAAGAAATTGGATCAGGATCTGCTGCTGGGATGCGACGCCGTTTTGAGCGGGTGCGACTTTCTAGAAGACCCAGGACTGGCTCAGCACATCCAAGCCAGTTGGACCGATGATGTGTCTCGCCCGTTAGCAACATTGCTCAGCGGCTATGTACGTGAAATTTGTTCTAGCTCCGAAACTGCTTCTCGTGAACTGAACAACCTCGCGCAAATCGGCAAGTTGTATCTCGCCTCGGGGCTGGACTGGCTGGCTGCCGAAGCGATGACGCTAGTCAACGAACACAAGCCGAATCAGTCGACTGCGAAAACGATCAAAAAAATCTACAACACCACCGGCACGTCACCGATGGCCGGTCAGTTCGAGCGATCACCCATTTGGAAAAAACAGCTCGGCGCCTTGCAAGCTTTTGCTGCCAGCTTTCAACCCGCGTCATCCCCCGCCCAGCAAGCTGGCCAAGCAACGCCGCAAGAGAGCGACCGCCTGGCGTGGTTGGTGAACATCGCTGCCAGTGGCCGCAGTCTCGGTTGTCGGCCGGTTCACCAAAGCTATAGCAAGAAGGGCTGGTCCAAAGGTCGCCCCATTGCTTTGGAGCGAATCTATGACCCAAGTCGACTCGCCGAGTTTGATTTCCTAAAGCCAGAGGATCAAAAAATTTGCGGTTCGCTTCGTTGCGAGACTTCACGTGATCACTACGGATACACCGAATATCACTACTACTTTGAAACCGCGTTGCTAGTCGATGCCCTGATTGGTCACCCCTGCCTGTTCATGGACGACGACGCCCGATCGCCAATTGAAATCGAAAAGAATCACGCTCGCCTAGTCGTCGAGCGATCGCCCGAGGGTGGCGCAACGATTTCCTTGTCACCTCGACCAACGTCCCGTGAAAGTCATCTGCTCGTTCATCGAGAAAGCACATCGAAGTTTTCGATCGTTCAGTTCAGCGACGCGCAATTGAAACTGGCGTCGATGTTAGCCGACGGTCTGACGGTGCCCGACTCCGCAGTCGATCAGTTACTCGACGCGGTGCGGCCACTGGCACCGATCGCGCCATTGCATTCGGAGATCGAAGTCACCGCCGACGGTGCAGAGCAAGTCGTCGCCGACAACACCATTCACGCTCACTTGACACCTTACGATCATGGCTTGCAAATCGCATTCTTCACTCGTCCCTTTGGTGACAGTGGCGGTTTCTTCGTTCCAGGTCAGGGCAGTCGAACGGTTGTTACCAAGATTAACGGTCAGGTGCGATCGACTCGCCGGGACCTGGAGGCGGAATCAGAAAGCCTTCGTGCGGTGCAAAACGATTGCGACTTCTTGGGTCAGCAGGCCGATGCCGAAGTCATCGATCTGCCCACCGCAGCGGAGGCTCTCGAAGCGCTCTTGGAGCTAAATTCGCTCGTTGAGGAATCACGTTTGACATTGCACTGGCCCAAGGGGCAAGCCTTTCAGATCGCTGGGTCCGCAGATGAGTCGGACTGGAAAATCAAGATCAACGGGGGCCAAGACTGGTTCGCCGCTTCAGGGAAGCTGCATGTCGATAGCAATTTGGCCATCGAGATGATGGACCTGCTGGAGATGGCTAGCGCCAGCACCTCCCGATTCGTGCAACTCAACGATGGACGATTTGTGGCGTTGACCGAACACTTTCGCAAGCGACTGGAAACCATGGCGGCGTACACCGATCGCCGCCAGGACCAAGTCCGGTTCCCCACCATTCGCGCCACCGCGATCGCCGAACTGACCGGCAACTCTGACCTGACCGCCGACCAACAATGGAAGTCGCAGATCAAGCGAATCGAATCGGCCGACCGAGTCCGGCCGAAATTGCCCAAAACGCTGAATGCCGACCTGCGTGACTACCAAGTCGATGGCTTCAAATGGATGTCCCGCTTGGCTCACCTGGGGGCGGGTGCCTGCCTGGCCGATGACATGGGATTGGGGAAAACGCTGCAGTGCCTCGCCGTTCTGCTCAACCGGGGTAAGTCAGGTCCGGCATTGGTGGTCGCGCCGACTTCGGTGGCCGCCAACTGGGTTTCCGAAATCGCACGCTTTGCCCCCTCGCTTCGTCCAATCCTGTTCAGCGAAGCGGATCGCGAGACGGTCATTGAGTCCTTGGGAAAACGAGACCTGCTGATATGCAGTTATGGTTTGTTGGCGAACGAAGCAGAAAAATTGCAATCCCGACGTTGGCAGACACTGGTTCTCGACGAAGCCCAAGCGATCAAGAACGCAGACACCAAACGCAGCGAAGCGGCAATGGGACTCGAAGCGGATTTCCGAGTCGTGCTCACCGGCACGCCCATGGAAAACCATTTGGGCGAACTGTGGAACCTGTTTCAATTCATCAACCCAGGCCTACTTGGCTCCTCCGAATCGTTTCAAGAACGCTTTGCGATTCCGATTGAACGCGACCATCGCCGCGACGTTCAGCGGCAACTCAAGCAATTGATCGCGCCCTTCATTCTGCGGCGAACAAAGTCTCAGGTGCTGGATGAACTTCCCCCGCGAACCGAAATCACCGTGCCAATCGAATTGGGCGAAGACGAAGCCGCGATGTACGAAGCCATGCGTCGAAAGGCACTCCAAAACTTGGAAGACAGTGACGACGACCGCCCCGTGCACATCAAGATCCTCGCGGAACTGATGCGTCTGCGCCGGTTCTGTTGTCATCCCGATTTAGTCGACCCCGATGCTGGCTTGAAAGCGGCAAAGCTCGAACGCTTCACTGATACCGTGACGGATTTGATCGAGGGTGGCCACAAAGTGTTGGTGTTCAGCCAGTTCGTTGGCCACCTGCATCTCTTGAGAGACCGGCTCGATGAACGAAAGATTTCATATCAGTACCTGGACGGCAGCACGCCAGCGAAGAAACGCAAGACCAGTGTGGATGCCTTCCAGGACGGCGAAGGCGATGTGTTCTTGATCAGCTTGAAAGCCGGGGGCGTGGGGTTGAACCTGACGGCGGCCGACTACGTGATCCACATGGACCCGTGGTGGAATCCCGCCGTGGAAGACCAAGCGTCCGACCGCGCCCACCGCATGGGACAACAGCGGCCCGTCACGGTGTACCGATTCATCACCACAGGGACCATTGAAGAACGAATCCTGCAACTCCATGAAAGCAAACGCGACCTCGCCGATAGCCTGCTTGAGGGCACCGAATCATCCGCGAAACTCTCCGCCGAAGAACTCATGAAGTTGATTCTGTAG